The following coding sequences lie in one Changpingibacter yushuensis genomic window:
- a CDS encoding TadE family type IV pilus minor pilin: MVTSEIAIGLIPISFVTILIFFITSAMGIYLEVQDLSRTLAREASMGENSSELTLMAHEILPDSSVRIEQLGESVSVTVKAEPSGPLALLDLTLAATTVAALEPGVAR, from the coding sequence ATGGTGACCAGCGAAATCGCGATCGGACTGATCCCGATCTCCTTTGTCACAATACTGATCTTCTTCATTACGTCTGCGATGGGCATCTACCTCGAAGTGCAGGATCTCAGCCGAACTCTAGCTCGGGAGGCCAGTATGGGAGAGAACTCCAGTGAGCTCACCTTGATGGCTCATGAGATCCTTCCCGATTCTTCCGTTCGAATCGAGCAGCTTGGGGAATCAGTTTCAGTTACGGTCAAGGCCGAACCCTCGGGTCCCCTTGCTCTTCTTGATCTCACCTTGGCAGCCACTACCGTAGCTGCGCTGGAACCGGGAGTTGCCCGATGA
- the nth gene encoding endonuclease III encodes MSSKKRLPYRPRALYARREAAAKISDRLAILYPDAHCALNFTNPFELLVATVLSAQTTDARVNSVTPLLFSRFPKPEDLAGADRTELEDILHPLGFFRAKARSCQGLAAALCSNFAGEVPPRLEDLVTLPGVGRKTANVVLGNAFETPGITVDTHMGRLARRWAWTRETDPVKAEIDIAKLLPEETWTITCHRVIEHGRRVCHSQRPECISCPLADLCPSYELFVGVPFEHPQGHEDTPDLQPVA; translated from the coding sequence ATGTCTTCGAAAAAACGACTTCCGTACCGTCCGCGTGCGTTGTATGCACGTCGTGAGGCAGCAGCGAAGATTTCCGATCGACTCGCAATACTATATCCGGATGCGCACTGTGCGCTGAACTTCACGAATCCATTTGAGCTTCTTGTTGCAACGGTTCTTTCTGCTCAGACCACAGATGCGCGTGTCAATTCAGTGACGCCGCTCCTCTTTTCGCGCTTTCCCAAGCCGGAGGATCTGGCTGGTGCCGACCGCACAGAGCTCGAAGATATCCTGCACCCGTTGGGATTCTTCCGTGCCAAGGCCCGGTCATGTCAAGGGTTGGCTGCAGCATTGTGCTCGAACTTTGCAGGAGAGGTTCCGCCTCGGCTTGAGGACCTTGTGACCCTGCCTGGAGTTGGGCGCAAGACGGCCAACGTGGTCTTGGGAAACGCATTTGAAACTCCAGGCATCACGGTCGATACCCATATGGGTCGCTTGGCACGCCGGTGGGCGTGGACCCGCGAAACCGATCCTGTCAAAGCTGAGATAGACATCGCCAAGCTCTTGCCAGAAGAGACGTGGACCATCACCTGCCACCGCGTGATCGAACATGGGCGCAGGGTATGCCATTCCCAACGCCCCGAGTGCATTTCGTGCCCTTTGGCCGATCTTTGCCCGTCATACGAGTTGTTCGTAGGTGTGCCATTTGAGCATCCTCAAGGTCACGAGGACACTCCTGACCTCCAGCCGGTGGCCTAA
- a CDS encoding Rv3654c family TadE-like protein: MKLRTLRPAHQTTVIAAPSVGSERGSGTVLTLAVLMLAVIVIIGLMSIGEGIKVKHHIQNTADVAAIAGARAYQLGGPDIACSQAVRVAQQNDIELESCTVIGSHVRVVALGSVRALPGVKLHASARAGPVNEPPS; this comes from the coding sequence ATGAAACTCCGCACGCTCAGGCCGGCACATCAGACCACGGTGATTGCCGCACCAAGTGTGGGGTCCGAACGCGGATCAGGAACGGTACTCACACTGGCAGTACTCATGCTTGCAGTCATTGTGATCATCGGGCTCATGAGTATCGGCGAAGGCATCAAGGTGAAGCATCACATCCAGAACACCGCCGATGTAGCGGCAATTGCTGGTGCGAGGGCGTACCAGTTAGGCGGTCCAGATATCGCGTGTTCCCAAGCGGTGCGTGTTGCTCAACAAAATGATATTGAACTCGAATCGTGCACGGTTATCGGAAGCCATGTGCGGGTGGTTGCGCTTGGTTCGGTGCGTGCACTGCCGGGGGTGAAGCTGCACGCTTCTGCGCGCGCAGGTCCCGTCAATGAGCCGCCTTCATAG
- a CDS encoding DUF4244 domain-containing protein, which translates to MTATPYMDPSDEFSSESGMATAEYAIGTLSASTFAGLLLWLVKQDWVRDALESIFKSIFSF; encoded by the coding sequence ATGACCGCCACGCCGTACATGGATCCGTCCGATGAGTTCTCCTCAGAATCTGGGATGGCTACTGCCGAATACGCAATTGGAACCCTGAGCGCTAGCACTTTCGCGGGACTTCTCCTGTGGTTGGTGAAGCAAGACTGGGTTCGTGACGCATTGGAATCGATCTTCAAGAGCATCTTTAGTTTCTAA
- a CDS encoding type II secretion system F family protein: MVTPNAAGILFGVLALVTWFAHIPTRPELLSGKKPDLAMPAIDPAMAADLMAAALSGGSSIPTALTSLHRALGEEAEGSGLDVAARTLLMGGTWAEAWQEVPSRFDPLKESLEPAWADGAAPLQLLARTAAGIRERRVRTAREAAAELGTRLVLPLGICFLPAFVLVGIVPVIASAGLDIFG, encoded by the coding sequence ATGGTGACTCCCAATGCCGCAGGAATCCTCTTTGGAGTGCTTGCGCTCGTCACCTGGTTCGCGCACATTCCTACCCGTCCCGAGCTACTTAGCGGGAAGAAACCTGATCTGGCGATGCCTGCCATCGATCCAGCCATGGCCGCAGATCTCATGGCCGCGGCCTTAAGTGGTGGATCTTCGATTCCCACCGCTCTCACGTCACTACACCGCGCGCTGGGAGAAGAGGCGGAGGGGAGTGGATTGGATGTTGCTGCGCGAACCCTTCTTATGGGAGGAACGTGGGCCGAGGCCTGGCAGGAGGTTCCATCGCGATTCGATCCGCTCAAGGAATCCTTGGAGCCTGCGTGGGCTGATGGCGCGGCTCCCCTCCAACTTCTGGCGCGAACTGCAGCCGGTATCCGGGAGCGTCGCGTGCGTACCGCTCGTGAAGCGGCCGCGGAGCTCGGCACACGCTTGGTTCTCCCGTTGGGAATCTGCTTTCTACCTGCGTTCGTCCTAGTTGGCATTGTGCCGGTCATCGCTTCTGCCGGTCTAGACATCTTTGGCTGA
- a CDS encoding DEAD/DEAH box helicase: MSELLEVLKQHAAPGQITGVINVPERPARMSEWPGWVQAEVRSALAARGAENPWIHQVVAAESVHSGHHTVVATGTGSGKSLTAWVPMLSSLVAARSGRTSLAGMKFRPTALYLAPTKALAADQLAALARLAEDVDPRIAIASADGDTDQTARRWARDYADVVLTNPDFAHHVMLTGQQRWTRLWRGLSMIVIDEFHNYRGMFGAHVALVVRRLLRVAKYYGANPTVVFLSATSGDPAGAAARFLGIERELITVVDQDGSPQGSKEIVLWQCREMETEEDEGNEHFEDPDEDSAEAPVSVSAPTNGRELPRRAANTEAGELTGVLVESGAHALTFVRSRPGTESVAQVARTWLEEHSPALRATVAAYRGGYLPEERRQLEHDLRSGDLRALASTNALELGIDIAGLDAVVVTGWPGTHASFAQQIGRAGRAGKTGLAVFVGRDNPLDQYILANPAEIEDATSEVNVFDPANPSVLIPHLCAAASELPLTPHDPPVFGLPDTSLFEVLTEQGFLRRRPAGWFWNPTMGESAHNAINLRGDGTTVTIVDAESGGILGTVASGQADTSVYPGAVYIHQGTPYLVEELGEDFALVRLHRDEEIRTYAREETNVEILDVEESRDLGIGVWATGRVVVSSRVIGYDVRRNSDGLYLGMVPLSMPVRQLETVGTWWTMKEAVILDCGVERSDIPGALHGAEHASIGILPLFATCDRWDLGGLSTAGHSQTGEPTVFVHDALHGGSGCARRGFDASLQWIEATLSVIANCNCSSGCPRCIQSPKCGNNNDPLSKDGARRVLLQLREAMKAAH; this comes from the coding sequence GTGTCAGAACTGCTCGAAGTACTCAAACAACATGCCGCGCCCGGCCAGATCACGGGAGTCATCAACGTGCCTGAGCGCCCTGCCCGTATGAGCGAATGGCCAGGTTGGGTACAAGCTGAAGTCCGCAGTGCTCTGGCTGCCCGAGGTGCTGAGAACCCATGGATCCACCAGGTAGTTGCGGCCGAATCCGTTCATTCCGGCCATCACACGGTGGTTGCAACTGGCACTGGATCTGGAAAGTCCCTCACCGCATGGGTTCCGATGCTCAGTTCGCTGGTCGCTGCACGATCAGGGCGGACTTCGCTTGCCGGGATGAAATTCCGGCCCACGGCTCTCTATCTGGCCCCAACAAAGGCGCTGGCTGCGGATCAATTGGCAGCCTTGGCTAGGTTGGCTGAGGATGTGGATCCCCGCATAGCAATCGCGAGTGCAGATGGTGACACAGATCAGACGGCACGGCGCTGGGCTCGAGATTACGCAGATGTTGTGCTCACTAACCCTGATTTCGCTCATCACGTGATGTTGACCGGTCAGCAGCGTTGGACGCGTCTGTGGCGAGGGCTTTCCATGATTGTCATCGACGAGTTTCACAACTATCGAGGAATGTTTGGCGCCCACGTGGCGCTTGTGGTGCGCCGTCTCCTTCGAGTTGCCAAGTATTACGGCGCAAACCCAACGGTGGTCTTCCTTTCCGCGACTAGTGGAGATCCAGCGGGTGCAGCCGCGAGGTTCCTGGGTATTGAGCGCGAACTCATCACTGTGGTGGACCAAGACGGTTCGCCGCAGGGTTCGAAGGAGATCGTGCTGTGGCAATGCCGCGAGATGGAGACCGAGGAGGATGAGGGCAATGAGCATTTCGAAGATCCAGACGAGGACAGCGCCGAAGCTCCCGTAAGCGTTTCCGCGCCGACCAACGGTCGCGAACTTCCACGGCGAGCAGCCAACACTGAGGCTGGTGAGTTGACAGGAGTCTTGGTGGAATCTGGTGCGCACGCTCTGACCTTTGTCAGGTCCCGGCCTGGCACGGAGAGCGTGGCACAGGTGGCGCGCACATGGCTCGAAGAGCATAGCCCTGCCCTGCGCGCCACAGTTGCTGCGTATCGGGGAGGCTACCTTCCCGAAGAGCGGAGGCAGTTGGAGCACGACCTTCGATCGGGTGATCTGCGCGCGCTCGCGTCTACCAACGCCCTTGAGCTTGGAATAGACATAGCTGGCTTGGACGCCGTGGTGGTGACAGGTTGGCCCGGAACTCATGCGTCCTTCGCTCAACAGATCGGCAGGGCCGGACGCGCAGGAAAGACTGGCTTGGCGGTCTTTGTGGGCAGGGACAACCCGTTGGACCAGTACATACTGGCAAATCCCGCCGAGATCGAAGATGCGACGAGCGAAGTGAATGTATTCGATCCCGCTAACCCGAGCGTGCTCATTCCCCATCTGTGCGCAGCCGCTTCGGAGCTGCCGCTGACCCCTCACGATCCACCCGTGTTCGGACTGCCTGACACTAGCCTTTTTGAGGTTCTCACTGAGCAGGGTTTCCTGCGCAGGCGCCCCGCCGGGTGGTTCTGGAACCCAACTATGGGCGAGAGCGCCCATAACGCCATCAACTTGCGTGGGGATGGGACCACTGTGACGATCGTAGACGCGGAAAGTGGCGGAATTCTGGGGACAGTGGCATCCGGACAGGCCGATACAAGCGTGTACCCGGGGGCGGTGTACATCCATCAGGGCACTCCGTATCTCGTGGAGGAACTTGGGGAAGACTTTGCACTTGTTCGCCTGCATCGTGACGAGGAGATTCGCACGTACGCTCGCGAGGAGACCAACGTGGAGATCCTCGACGTTGAGGAATCCCGTGATCTTGGGATAGGCGTGTGGGCAACAGGCCGAGTTGTGGTTTCCTCGCGCGTTATTGGATACGACGTGCGCCGCAACTCTGACGGTTTGTACTTGGGTATGGTGCCGCTTTCCATGCCGGTTCGCCAGCTAGAGACGGTTGGCACATGGTGGACCATGAAGGAAGCCGTGATCCTCGATTGCGGAGTCGAGAGATCTGATATCCCAGGCGCTCTGCACGGTGCCGAACATGCTTCCATTGGAATCCTTCCGTTGTTTGCTACATGCGATAGGTGGGACCTAGGCGGGCTCTCCACGGCTGGCCATAGCCAAACGGGCGAACCAACTGTGTTTGTGCATGACGCCCTACACGGAGGATCGGGATGCGCGAGGCGAGGCTTCGATGCTTCCCTTCAGTGGATTGAAGCCACCCTTTCCGTGATCGCCAACTGCAACTGCTCATCCGGTTGCCCGCGATGTATCCAGTCCCCAAAGTGCGGCAACAACAACGATCCACTCTCCAAGGACGGCGCACGCCGCGTTCTCCTACAATTACGTGAAGCTATGAAGGCGGCTCATTGA
- a CDS encoding Crp/Fnr family transcriptional regulator, whose protein sequence is MDTSVLKAVPLFKDLGDEDLIALGELMSETSLKRGDSLFREGDEGDRLYIITEGKVKLSHAADDGRENLIAVLGPGEIIGELSLFDLGARSSTVTAIAPTRLFALSHKDMMVFLTAHPELSQSMLRELARRLRHTNEQMADLVFSDVPGRVAKALLDLANRFGERTPEGIYVAHDLTQEELAHLVGASRETVNKSLADFVSRGWIRLEGRAVLLVEISRLQRRAH, encoded by the coding sequence ATGGACACGAGCGTTCTCAAAGCAGTGCCTCTATTCAAGGACCTAGGCGACGAGGACCTCATCGCTCTTGGCGAGTTGATGAGCGAAACCAGTCTGAAGCGAGGTGACTCGCTTTTTCGTGAAGGTGATGAAGGTGACCGCCTCTACATCATCACTGAAGGCAAGGTTAAGCTGAGCCACGCGGCAGACGATGGCCGCGAAAACCTCATCGCAGTTCTCGGGCCTGGCGAGATCATCGGTGAGCTTTCGCTGTTTGATCTGGGCGCTCGCTCGTCAACGGTTACAGCCATTGCCCCAACCCGCCTTTTTGCCCTTTCCCACAAGGACATGATGGTGTTCCTGACCGCCCATCCAGAGCTCTCGCAGTCGATGCTGCGCGAACTGGCACGGCGCCTCCGCCACACCAATGAGCAGATGGCTGATCTGGTGTTCTCCGATGTTCCAGGCCGCGTTGCTAAGGCCCTCTTGGACCTCGCAAACCGCTTCGGTGAGCGCACCCCTGAAGGCATCTACGTTGCGCACGATCTCACACAGGAGGAATTGGCCCACTTGGTCGGCGCTTCCCGTGAAACCGTTAACAAGTCGCTGGCAGACTTCGTCTCCCGCGGCTGGATTCGCCTTGAGGGCCGTGCAGTTCTCCTCGTTGAGATCTCACGCCTCCAGCGCCGCGCTCACTGA
- a CDS encoding alpha/beta fold hydrolase, whose amino-acid sequence MGEHRDDLPLVLLIHGFPEYWWAWRNQIQTIADAGYEVAAIDQRGIAGSDKTPNSSDALTLAQDISAIARSLGASRIVVVGHGRGGQLAWAAPALAPGMVEGVLTFSAPHARAIQRPGTHLTLRTWRHVLTTFVPPLARRGLTDPVSLEHLLAEWSAPGNDGASSQAQIYAAAMRLPEAAGISLDQLRWSYTAVQRPTGRRYFELTKNAIEVPVWSVRGQLDPLLPERAWRQDHTFTTGNFRQITVANSGHFIPEEVPEESSQIILEFLHHVAHQA is encoded by the coding sequence ATGGGTGAACATCGCGATGACCTGCCACTTGTCTTGCTCATCCATGGATTCCCGGAGTACTGGTGGGCGTGGCGCAATCAGATTCAGACCATCGCCGATGCTGGATATGAAGTCGCCGCAATCGACCAACGCGGCATAGCCGGTTCGGACAAGACGCCAAATAGCTCGGACGCACTCACTTTGGCGCAGGATATTTCGGCCATCGCGCGATCCCTCGGAGCCTCGCGCATCGTCGTCGTCGGGCATGGACGCGGCGGACAACTGGCGTGGGCTGCACCGGCCCTCGCACCAGGGATGGTTGAAGGTGTCTTAACCTTCTCAGCGCCCCACGCTCGCGCAATCCAGAGGCCCGGTACACACCTGACTCTGCGTACGTGGCGCCATGTACTTACTACTTTCGTACCCCCGTTGGCACGACGCGGCTTGACCGATCCAGTATCGCTTGAACACCTCTTGGCCGAGTGGTCAGCCCCGGGGAACGACGGCGCCTCCTCGCAAGCTCAGATCTACGCCGCGGCTATGAGACTTCCGGAGGCCGCAGGGATCTCGCTAGACCAGTTGCGGTGGTCCTACACCGCAGTGCAGCGCCCGACAGGCAGGCGCTATTTCGAGCTCACCAAAAACGCCATCGAGGTTCCGGTCTGGTCAGTTCGTGGCCAACTTGATCCGCTGTTGCCGGAGCGGGCATGGAGGCAGGACCACACCTTTACCACGGGGAACTTCCGCCAGATCACCGTGGCGAACTCCGGGCATTTTATCCCCGAAGAAGTTCCTGAGGAGTCTTCGCAGATCATCCTCGAGTTCCTTCACCACGTGGCCCATCAGGCCTAG
- a CDS encoding type II secretion system F family protein, which translates to MAGSTVTKSIEIGLNENGVPRALHAIWLNPNVLRGGPMRFAFASRLARNRNLGVRFGIPPAVAACRLSQASGAPAAHILDACASGVTEAVEAAAERKVALAAPKATARMLAWLPLLGLALGWALGAAPLAFLFGTGLGKACLAAGLASECIGLMWVNRLSRKAEEEAW; encoded by the coding sequence ATGGCTGGAAGCACAGTCACTAAATCCATTGAGATCGGGCTGAATGAGAACGGTGTTCCTCGGGCACTCCACGCCATTTGGTTGAATCCCAACGTGCTTCGAGGTGGGCCAATGCGTTTTGCCTTTGCATCGCGCTTGGCGCGCAACCGCAACCTCGGAGTGAGGTTTGGCATTCCACCTGCAGTGGCCGCATGTAGGCTCTCTCAGGCTTCTGGCGCACCAGCTGCACATATCTTGGATGCATGTGCCTCCGGGGTAACTGAAGCAGTTGAGGCCGCTGCTGAGCGAAAAGTGGCTTTGGCGGCACCCAAGGCCACCGCCCGAATGCTGGCTTGGCTGCCTTTGCTAGGGCTGGCACTTGGATGGGCACTAGGTGCGGCACCGCTCGCCTTCTTGTTTGGAACTGGACTCGGCAAAGCTTGCCTTGCAGCGGGCTTAGCTAGCGAGTGCATTGGGCTCATGTGGGTGAATAGGTTGAGTCGTAAAGCCGAAGAGGAGGCATGGTGA
- a CDS encoding DUF4177 domain-containing protein: MQKWEYATIPLLIHNTKQILDTWGEDGWELVQVVPGPDGQNLVAYLKRPVE; this comes from the coding sequence ATGCAAAAATGGGAATACGCAACAATTCCGCTCTTGATCCACAACACCAAACAAATCTTGGATACGTGGGGAGAAGATGGTTGGGAACTCGTTCAAGTAGTGCCAGGGCCTGATGGCCAGAACCTTGTCGCCTACCTCAAGCGTCCGGTCGAGTAG
- a CDS encoding TadA family conjugal transfer-associated ATPase: MSVLTEQQLRLARASLAGGASFSQALAETAPEAVGTRAVLGAGRQVRSAVGGAGPLLQPLLDDPQITDILINGSRGIWVDRGEGLERVGGVHQLFSHEDDVRALAVRLAAACGQRLDDQSPIADGTFAGGMRLHAVLPPLAAEGPLISLRTQRQVIFDLDELTAVGTIPASLRHVVDALLERRANVIISGATGSGKTTLLAAILSSVTLQERILIIEESAELRPRHPHVVHLQVRRANVQGIGEVTMSDLVRAAMRMRPDRIVLGECRGAEVREVLSALNTGHEGGWATIHANSASDVPTRLVALGALAGMSESVVAAQAASALDAVVHVRRRGAHRFISEIATMERSSGELIARPAVVFSGTELRFGPSWPSLTQRLGLAG; the protein is encoded by the coding sequence ATGTCCGTGCTTACAGAACAGCAACTCCGGCTGGCCCGCGCATCACTTGCTGGAGGTGCGAGTTTCTCGCAGGCGCTTGCGGAAACGGCACCGGAAGCCGTGGGGACAAGGGCCGTGTTGGGTGCCGGGCGTCAAGTGCGGTCCGCTGTGGGTGGCGCAGGGCCTCTTCTACAACCGCTGCTCGACGATCCGCAGATTACAGACATTCTGATCAATGGGTCCCGCGGAATTTGGGTAGACAGGGGCGAAGGGCTTGAGCGGGTTGGCGGTGTCCACCAGCTGTTCTCCCATGAAGACGACGTACGGGCATTAGCTGTACGGCTCGCGGCTGCCTGCGGTCAGCGCTTGGATGATCAGTCGCCTATCGCAGACGGAACATTCGCTGGGGGCATGCGACTTCACGCTGTGCTGCCTCCTCTAGCGGCCGAAGGGCCGTTGATCTCTCTTCGCACTCAACGCCAAGTGATCTTTGATCTTGATGAACTCACAGCCGTTGGCACGATTCCGGCATCACTCAGGCACGTTGTCGACGCACTCTTGGAAAGGCGTGCCAACGTGATCATTTCCGGAGCCACGGGATCAGGAAAGACCACCCTGCTCGCAGCGATCCTCTCATCTGTCACTCTGCAAGAACGAATCCTCATAATTGAGGAATCGGCAGAGCTGCGGCCGCGGCATCCGCATGTGGTCCATCTTCAAGTGCGCCGTGCAAACGTTCAAGGCATAGGCGAGGTCACCATGAGTGATCTGGTCCGCGCGGCTATGCGAATGCGTCCGGACAGAATCGTCCTAGGAGAGTGCCGCGGCGCGGAGGTACGTGAGGTCCTTTCGGCACTCAACACTGGTCATGAGGGCGGGTGGGCCACGATTCATGCCAACTCAGCATCAGATGTTCCTACGCGATTGGTGGCGCTTGGAGCACTTGCGGGTATGAGCGAATCTGTGGTGGCCGCTCAAGCCGCCAGTGCCTTGGATGCTGTGGTGCACGTGCGCCGCCGTGGCGCGCACCGTTTCATCAGCGAGATTGCCACGATGGAGAGATCATCGGGTGAACTAATAGCTAGGCCGGCCGTCGTGTTTTCGGGAACGGAACTGAGGTTTGGGCCTAGTTGGCCCTCCCTGACGCAACGTCTCGGTTTGGCCGGCTGA
- a CDS encoding RidA family protein, with protein MASNPSVRMADRALRLPPVAAPVAAYVPALRTGQQVRTSGQLPFVDGTLPATGKVGAEIDPADAYAYARQAGLNALAAAASVAGGIDNITSILHVTVFVASAPDFVGQPQVANGVSDLLAEVFSEAGVHTRSAVGVAVLPLDSPVEVELLCLVS; from the coding sequence ATGGCATCTAATCCGTCAGTCCGGATGGCCGATCGTGCCCTTCGTCTCCCTCCTGTCGCAGCTCCCGTAGCTGCGTATGTTCCGGCCTTAAGAACTGGGCAGCAAGTTCGCACATCGGGCCAGTTGCCGTTCGTTGACGGCACATTGCCGGCAACGGGAAAGGTTGGAGCTGAGATAGACCCAGCTGATGCCTACGCTTACGCTCGCCAAGCAGGGCTCAATGCCTTGGCTGCTGCAGCATCTGTGGCTGGAGGCATCGACAACATCACGTCCATCCTTCACGTCACTGTGTTTGTGGCATCTGCGCCGGACTTTGTTGGCCAGCCCCAAGTGGCAAACGGAGTCTCTGATCTACTTGCGGAGGTCTTCTCCGAAGCAGGCGTGCACACTCGTAGCGCCGTGGGGGTAGCGGTACTTCCACTTGATTCCCCCGTGGAAGTGGAGCTGCTCTGCTTGGTCAGCTGA
- a CDS encoding WhiB family transcriptional regulator: MSLTTADQTWAVEAACSSSDPDALFVRGAAQRQVRQVCFSCPVRLNCLADALDSETTFGVWGGLTERERRALLRRYPKVTDWYERLTKGEDQIAVDLRNGRVPRLGDR, encoded by the coding sequence ATGTCGCTGACCACAGCAGATCAGACATGGGCAGTTGAGGCCGCTTGCTCATCAAGCGACCCCGATGCACTTTTTGTGAGAGGTGCTGCCCAACGCCAAGTACGGCAAGTTTGCTTCTCGTGCCCGGTACGGCTCAACTGCCTTGCGGATGCACTTGATTCAGAAACAACCTTTGGCGTGTGGGGAGGCTTGACTGAACGGGAGCGCCGAGCCTTGCTCCGCAGGTATCCAAAGGTTACTGATTGGTATGAGCGCTTGACCAAAGGTGAAGATCAGATTGCAGTGGATCTTCGCAATGGGCGTGTGCCTCGCTTAGGGGATCGCTGA